The following are encoded in a window of Plasmodium vivax chromosome 10, whole genome shotgun sequence genomic DNA:
- a CDS encoding protein kinase, putative (encoded by transcript PVX_097750A) yields MLQYFVDKLFGDLPANFNFVIGKRLECGSPQNGGYYEMYEGVNKNNEGVSIFIYGKKGKEGSSERRYTSRHLTFSKKLIHPNILKVLYTYESDRRIYIVTEKCTPLHIEGVKSDPLWGLYEIFSAVYFVSMCNYVHCLVNPLSVFVNERGRWKLSLFDCVHEKGESIHHILSDLQEHIVCTYGYAIPIPNGVHATWVDAHGLAFLMAWSYRSYLEQTSHFGGDHPGVASIRRSSPPHDSGTLEAQRRHYLKTPMLNGEDAHEGLSPTNVFEVDLQRTAQECIPKRLLPLYSTLLKCSKNEINFLPILNDESLRRDSTISTMLFLTQIHMKSRSEKVHFLDNLFCTLENISASVKTEKILPELVQNVEVSESRVTCLRIVLTISRELTAEQFDQMVFPTVSKYFSLNDRSVRFVLLESFHHIEKHLSSTHMNEMCNSYLYGFLDNNKSIKNESIKKFIYVFPKLKPNFKSSSLMALLENLRDSDFCVKTNTIICVAKIAKHILEDKEKILENVYRVGLQESFVQTRLATIQAVKFTYDQFSAKKYASNVLPLLVRSLIDDSVEVRLAAFDAMDSVCAQLRGDLLGGSGSGSGPPIAGGAPNGNDPSTSPVESPKGYTFMSKIMGSGLRDPQEGTPNLGSGLRDTQQGSPNVGDFSGRAVHTGATDSDPLSTFVYGMPPVGGAHSATGSRAHPSVNSQTGVYNSGERHMAAFQHQSYNQRDNFIFEEEMKNYRDGGGWGDGGMDSLFDANLHLGESSQRAAQNAAQTIDLDMDDFFKEFDLKGDGSAKVKLSSL; encoded by the coding sequence ATGCTGCAGTACTTCGTGGACAAGCTGTTCGGCGACCTGCCAGCGAACTTCAACTTCGTGATAGGGAAAAGGCTGGAGTGCGGGAGTCCCCAAAACGGGGGGTACTACGAAATGTACGAAGGGGTGAACAAGAACAACGAAGGGGTgagtatatttatatatggtaagaaggggaaggaagggAGTAGCGAGAGAAGGTACACAAGTAGGCATTTGACcttttctaaaaaattaattcatccaaatattttaaaagttttatatacatacgaGAGTGATAGGAGGATCTACATAGTGACAGAAAAATGTACCCCTTTGCACATTGAGGGGGTAAAGAGTGACCCCCTATGGGGTTTATATGAGATTTTCAGCGCAGTGTACTTTGTGAGCATGTGTAATTACGTGCACTGTTTGGTGAATCCTTTAAGTGTGTTTGTAAATGAAAGGGGGAGGTGGAAATTGTCTCTTTTTGATTGTGTCCACGAGAAAGGGGAAAGTATCCATCACATTTTGAGTGATCTACAGGAGCATATAGTTTGCACGTACGGATATGCAATTCCCATTCCGAATGGAGTTCATGCCACATGGGTAGATGCACACGGGTTGGCCTTCCTAATGGCTTGGTCGTACAGGAGTTACCTCGAGCAGACGAGTCATTTTGGAGGTGATCACCCAGGGGTTGCATCCATTAGGAGGAGTAGTCCCCCCCATGACAGTGGCACATTGGAAGCACAGAGAAGACACTATTTAAAAACGCCAATGTTGAATGGGGAGGATGCACACGAGGGGTTGTCACCCACAAATGTGTTCGAAGTGGACCTCCAAAGAACCGCACAGGAATGCATACCGAAGAGATTGCTGCCATTGTATAGTACCCTACTGAAGTGTagtaaaaacgaaataaactTCCTGCCCATTTTAAATGATGAGAGTCTGAGGAGAGACAGCACCATCAGCACCATGCTATTCCTGACGCAGATACATATGAAGTCGAGGAGCGAAAAGGTGCACTTCCTGGATAACCTCTTTTGTACACTAGAAAACATCTCAGCAAGTGTAAAAACGGAGAAAATTTTACCTGAACTTGTTCAGAATGTTGAGGTCTCTGAGAGTAGGGTCACCTGTCTGAGGATAGTCCTAACCATTTCGAGAGAACTAACAGCGGAGCAGTTTGACCAGATGGTTTTCCCGACTGTctccaaatatttttctctaaACGACAGATCAGTCAGATTCGTTTTGCTAGAAAGTTTCCATCACATAGAGAAGCACCTGAGCAGTACCCACATGAACGAAATGTGCAATTCGTACCTCTATGGATTTTTGGATAACAATAAGtccataaaaaatgaaagtataaaaaaattcatttatgtGTTTCCAAAATTGAAGCCAAATTTTAAGTCTTCTTCTTTGATGGCCCTGTTGGAAAATTTAAGAGACTCCGATTTTTGCGTTAAGACCAATACGATCATTTGTGTGGCAAAAATTGCGAAGCATATTTTGGAGGATAAAGAGAAAATTCTTGAAAATGTCTACAGGGTTGGGTTGCAGGAGTCGTTTGTTCAAACTAGGTTGGCCACTATCCAGGCTGTTAAATTTACGTATGACCAGTTCAGTGCGAAGAAGTACGCTTCGAATGTTTTGCCCCTCCTGGTTAGGTCCCTCATTGATGATTCTGTGGAGGTTCGCCTCGCAGCTTTTGACGCGATGGACTCCGTTTGTGCGCAGCTGAGGGGGGATTTGCTGGGGGGTagcggcagcggcagcggTCCACCGATAGCAGGTGGCGCGCCAAATGGGAACGACCCTTCCACTTCCCCAGTGGAGTCCCCCAAAGGTTACACTTTTATGAGTAAGATAATGGGAAGCGGATTGAGGGACCCCCAGGAGGGAACCCCCAATTTGGGAAGCGGATTGAGGGACACCCAGCAGGGCTCTCCCAATGTGGGTGACTTCTCCGGGAGAGCTGTCCACACAGGTGCGACGGACAGCGATCCACTTAGCACCTTTGTTTATGGCATGCCCCCCGTTGGAGGCGCACACAGCGCGACAGGAAGTAGAGCTCACCCGAGTGTGAATTCCCAAACGGGGGTGTATAACAGCGGGGAGAGGCACATGGCCGCGTTCCAACATCAGAGTTACAACCAAAGAgacaatttcatttttgaggaggaaatgaaaaattaccGCGACGGAGGGGGGTGGGGAGATGGCGGGATGGACAGCCTTTTTGACGCCAacctccatttgggggagtCCTCCCAAAGAGCGGCCCAAAATGCCGCCCAAACAATCGACCTTGACATGGATGACTTCTTTAAGGAGTTCGACTTGAAAGGGGATGGCAGTGCGAAGGTGAAGTTGAGTTCGTTGTAG
- a CDS encoding actin depolymerizing factor, putative (encoded by transcript PVX_097745A) has product MISGIRVNDTCITEFNNMKIRKTCRWIIFVIENCEIIIHSKGATTTLTELVESIDKNDKIQCAYVVFDAVNKIHFFMYARESSNSRDRMTYASSKQALLKKIEGVNVLTSVIESVQDVADFK; this is encoded by the exons ATGATAAGCGGCATTCGCGTAAACGATACCTGCATCACCGAGTTTAACAACATGAAAATCAGGAAGACGTGCCGATGGATCATATTCGTCATAGAGAACTGCGAAATAATTATTCACTCGAAAGGGGCTACCACCACCCTCACGGAGCTGGTGGAGTCCATtgacaaaaatgataaaatccAGTGCGCCTACGTTGTGTTTGACGCAG TCAACAAGATTCACTTCTTCATGTACGCACGGGAATCCTCAAACTCCAGGGACAGGATGACCTACGCCTCGAGCAAGCAAGCCCTACTGAAAAAAATCGAAGGAGTGAACGTGCTCACATCAGTTATAGAAAGCGTCCAAGATGTCGCCGATtttaagtaa
- a CDS encoding Ser/Arg-rich splicing factor, putative (encoded by transcript PVX_097740A), with protein sequence MGPYMHQRNQPMSLLIRKLKYDTSPSMVREKFKKYGAIKDVYLPIDYYTKEPRGFGFVEFYDPKDAEQALKEMNGSEIDGNRIEVFVAQKGRSDPRLMRYKEKGGGIPPGPYPYRKYSDYRMRKRYISKSNSRYRSYSRDKIRRRDDRSRERIRYRNSYDRRMESYRDKKSYYPKSSYNKYRNKDYDRSCSRSRRSRDYRNESPRYKEKRRYDKYYRSSSRRVSRGGGAGDDKYERRSRHDRKDNHNYKSKYDSNDEYSDETRNSSKHSKKQHVSKSISFNTDKEEARKKNDNANDKDNSKDWRESEERNDEHSNRRESVNSQDEESS encoded by the coding sequence ATGGGGCCCTACATGCACCAGAGGAACCAGCCCATGTCGCTGCTGATCCGGAAGCTCAAGTACGACACGTCGCCGTCGATGGTACGAgagaagtttaaaaaatatggagcGATCAAAGATGTGTACCTACCGATAGACTACTACACCAAGGAGCCGAGAGGCTTCGGATTTGTCGAATTTTACGACCCCAAAGATGCCGAGCAAGCCCTAAAAGAAATGAACGGTTCAGAAATAGATGGAAATCGAATTGAAGTTTTTGTAGCCCAAAAGGGAAGGTCAGATCCAAGGCTTATGAGatataaagaaaagggaggaggaaTTCCCCCAGGACCGTATCCCTATAGAAAATACTCGGATTATAGAATGAGAAAGAGATACATTTCGAAGTCGAATTCTAGATATAGATCCTACTCTAGGGATAAGATAAGAAGGAGAGATGATAGATCAAGGGAAAGGATTAGGTACAGAAATAGCTACGATAGAAGGATGGAAAGTTATAGGGATAAAAAAAGCTATTACCCCAAGAGTAGCTACAATAAGTACCGAAATAAAGATTACGACCGAAGTTGCAGTAGGAGCAGACGGTCAAGAGATTACAGAAATGAAAGCCCAAGATATAAAGAAAAGAGGAGGTATGATAAGTACTACAGAAGTAGCAGCAGAAGAGTGagcagaggggggggtgcTGGAGACGATAAGTACGAACGTAGGAGCAGACATGATAGAAAGGATAATCATAATTATAAGTCCAAATATGATAGTAATGATGAATATAGTGATGAAACTAGAAATTCTAGCAAGCATTCAAAAAAGCAACATGTGTCTAAGTCTATATCTTTTAATACAGACAAGGAGGaggccagaaaaaaaaatgacaatgCTAATGATAAGGATAATTCTAAGGATTGGCGCGAGAGCGAAGAGAGGAATGATGAGCATAGCAACAGGCGGGAGTCCGTGAATAGCCAGGACGAGGAGTCAAGTTAG
- a CDS encoding hypothetical protein (encoded by transcript PVX_097735A), which produces MKRIFSAAICILLINVLINHVNAKDNETNNLRMSTFARDISSGEVPLPDSKNASQEDGKYEHEDESDQQVESAKFEKTNQQEEPTDTEDPEEEEDGKKKEVNRKGVEKQGNEEEEKTGPTTPEEGDAQMESTPSGESQDEGKVEEAALNGPTAQTDREEGEEGEPSEDEAAVGYKAESEADNETEEHDEHDEHDEHDEDDDDDDDDDDGEDDEEDEAQEAQEGQEGQEAEKAAEDEKDAPPNDTQTPQGGCQGCPDIGKNFKSTDESLKDLIKLIEGDKELENGVSDLTKMMALFFLQL; this is translated from the coding sequence ATGAAGCGCATTTTTAGCGCTGCCATATGCATCCTACTCATAAACGTCCTCATAAATCACGTCAACGCCAAAGATAATGAAACGAATAACCTCAGAATGAGCACCTTCGCAAGGGATATATCCTCAGGGGAGGTACCCTTGCCAGATTCGAAAAATGCCTCACAAGAGGATGGGAAATACGAGCATGAAGATGAAAGCGATCAGCAGGTTGAGTCAGCCAAGTTTGAGAAGACCAACCAGCAGGAAGAACCCACCGATACGGAAGAcccagaagaggaagaagatgggaaaaaaaaagaagtgaacAGAAAAGGTGTGGAAAAACAGgggaatgaagaagaagagaagacTGGCCCAACCACCCCAGAGGAGGGGGATGCCCAAATGGAGAGCACCCCGTCGGGGGAGTCGCAAGACGAAGGGAAGGTGGAAGAAGCAGCTCTGAATGGACCAACCGCACAGACTGATCGGGAAGAGGGCGAAGAAGGAGAGCCATCAGAGGACGAAGCAGCGGTGGGCTACAAAGCGGAATCCGAAGCGGATAACGAAACGGAAGAGCACGACGAACATGATGAGCACGACGAACATGATGAAgacgacgacgacgacgatgatgatgatgatggggaggacgacgaagaagatgaagCGCAGGAAGCGCAGGAGGGGCAGGAAGGACAGGAAGCCGAGAAAGCGGCCGAAGACGAAAAAGACGCTCCCCCAAATGACACGCAAACTCCGCAGGGGGGTTGCCAAGGGTGCCCCgatataggaaaaaattttaagtcCACGGATGAGTCCCTGAAGGACCTGATCAAGCTGATCGAAGGAGACAAAGAACTTGAAAATGGCGTCAGTGACCTTACCAAAATGATGGCTCTCTTTTTCTTACAATTGTAA
- a CDS encoding hypothetical protein (encoded by transcript PVX_097730A) → MRPPLGVLFCLLFLALHSSGSAAKLVNDVENGQSGKGGESGNDGNDGNDGNGGNGNNGGDSADGADGADGADGGENDESASASKPNLRGDVSAKEDAVDASENSHGSDSAEEAPQAELKKSDPSEEAAEAAGAAEPTHVALPQEDADQVGAPLEDGANDQAQECANSLDGESTTPSGAQPSDADEEEETQEEKLVVDGEYAGADYTGEAYEGVQYTDENYEAANYPGEAFEGADYADVNYANANYADANYAGADYTGEAFEGADYAGEAFEGADYANYANYADAYYANYADPNFANYADAYYANYANANCANDADSNSEDSNSEDSNSEDSNNEDSNDADANSADANSADANSADANNEDANDADANSADAEPEVAPESNGETNASTDATPSDAQTAEADTGDFVDLTKYIQSTEDSLKDLIHIIDNDEQASGGFGDIMKDMLYMLLQM, encoded by the coding sequence ATGCGTCCCCCCTTGGGTGTCCTCttctgcctcctttttttggccctcCACTCAAGTGGGAGCGCGGCCAAACTGGTGAACGACGTGGAAAATGGCCAAAGTGGGAAAGGAGGCGAGAGTGGCAATGATGGCAATGATGGCAATGATGGCAATGGTGGCAATGGTAACAATGGTGGTGATAGTGCCGATGGCGCAGATGGCGCGGATGGCGCGGATGGCGGCGAAAATGACGAATCCGCCAGTGCCTCTAAACCCAATTTAAGAGGCGACGTCTCCGCCAAAGAAGACGCCGTTGATGCGTCAGAAAACTCGCACGGCAGTGACTCCGCTGAGGAGGCCCCGCAAGCAGAACTTAAAAAGAGTGACCCAAGCGAGGAAGCAGCTGAAGCAGCTGGAGCAGCTGAACCCACACATGTGGCCCTTCCCCAAGAGGACGCTGACCAAGTAGGAGCGCCTTTGGAAGATGGAGCAAACGACCAAGCGCAAGAGTGTGCAAATAGCCTAGACGGGGAAAGTACCACCCCCAGTGGGGCGCAACCATCCGATgcggacgaggaggaagaaacgcAAGAAGAGAAGCTCGTAGTAGATGGCGAATATGCAGGAGCGGACTACACAGGCGAAGCGTACGAAGGAGTACAATACACAGACGAGAACTACGAAGCAGCTAACTACCCAGGCGAAGCATTCGAAGGAGCAGACTACGCAGATGTAAACTACGCAAACGCGAACTATGCAGATGCGAACTACGCAGGAGCTGACTACACAGGAGAAGCATTCGAAGGAGCAGACTACGCAGGAGAAGCATTCGAAGGAGCAGACTATGCAAATTATGCAAACTACGCAGACGCATACTACGCAAACTATGCAGATCCAAACTTCGCAAACTATGCAGATGCATACTACGCAAACTACGCAAATGCAAACTGCGCAAACGACGCAGATTCAAACAGCGAAGATTCAAACAGCGAAGATTCCAACAGCGAAGATTCAAACAACGAAGATTCAAACGACGCAGATGCAAACAGCGCAGATGCAAACAGCGCAGATGCAAACAGCGCAGATGCAAATAACGAAGATGCAAACGACGCAGATGCAAACAGCGCAGATGCAGAACCGGAGGTGGCGCCCGAATCTAACGGAGAGACCAACGCCTCCACGGACGCTACTCCCAGTGATGCCCAGACGGCAGAGGCAGATACAGGAGACTTCGTAGACCtcacaaaatatatacagTCAACGGAAGATTCTCTTAAGGACCTGATCCACATAATTGATAATGATGAACAAGCCTCCGGGGGATTTGGAGATATAATGAAGGATATGCTTTACATGCTCCttcaaatgtaa
- a CDS encoding merozoite surface protein 3 (MSP3), putative (encoded by transcript PVX_097725A), with protein MRQFVRIAIFISLLNLYLQKDGAVRGEILNVNKTNLRNGTPEEGVPSEGELPADAQEGKGGDSIKEVIKRASEETAKFADEAKEAFKKAQSLAEEAKEKAAEAAKAVGAMNGEKDTPPTTEKAQRASQAASAAEQKSNEAQAAVRTAKEQETKALEAAQVVKGLAEKAEPTTGDKDEAEKKRKEAEEALSAVKANLSAVEAAKVAAEINAAEAVEEANTVMKELAKVKATEAADAAKKDLLGAEVAEGSNAKAEAEAHEFLKTTNQHIQEFEEMPSQGGDHVKDKNEEVKEEVKEEAKEEAKEEVLESRGEEEEQTLEVEDDVDEEEEDEEDDDDEEDEDDEEDKEDEEDDDEDDGGDDDSGDNDSDDDDNDGDDHDEDEDD; from the coding sequence ATGAGGCAATTCGTCAGAATCGCCATTTTCATTTcccttttaaatttataccTCCAGAAAGATGGGGCTGTACGGGGGGAAATTCTAAACGTTAACAAAACGAATTTGAGGAATGGAACACCTGAGGAGGGGGTTCCCTCTGAAGGGGAACTGCCCGCAGACGCACAAGAAGGGAAAGGCGGGGACAGCATCAAAGAAGTGATCAAACGGGCATCGGAAGAGACTGCGAAATTTGCGGATGAAGCGAAGgaagcttttaaaaaagcgcaGAGCTTAGCAGAGGaggcaaaggaaaaagctGCAGAGGCAGCCAAGGCGGTGGGAGCGATGAACGGGGAGAAGGACACACCGCCAACAACAGAAAAGGCGCAACGAGCAAGCCAAGCCGCTTCCGCAGCAGAACAAAAGTCAAATGAAGCGCAAGCCGCAGTGAGGACGGCCAAGGAGCAGGAGACAAAGGCACTGGAAGCAGCGCAAGTTGTGAAGGGGCTAGCGGAAAAGGCAGAACCAACAACGGGCGACAAAgacgaagcagaaaaaaaacgaaaagaagcTGAAGAGGCATTATCAGCAGTAAAGGCAAACCTATCTGCCGTAGAAGCAGCGAAGGTAGCAGCAGAGATTAACGCTGCAGAAGCAGTAGAAGAGGCCAACACAGTGATGAAGGAATTGGCAAAGGTAAAAGCTACCGAAGCAGCAGATGCAGCAAAGAAGGATCTGCTGGGAGCGGAGGTGGCCGAAGGAAGCAACGCGAAAGCAGAGGCCGAAGCGCACGAATTTTTGAAGACAACGAACCAGCACATCCAGGAGTTTGAGGAAATGCCCTCACAGGGTGGTGATCATGTAAAGGATAAGAATGAGGAGGTAAAGGAGGAGGTAAAGGAGGAGGCAAAGGAGGAGGCAAAAGAGGAGGTCTTGGAGTCCAGgggtgaagaggaggagcagaCACTGGAGGTGGAAGACGATGttgatgaagaggaggaggacgaggaggacgacgatgatgaagaagatgaagacgatgaagaagataaagaagatgaagaagatgatgatgaagacgATGGCGGTGATGACGATAGCGGTGATAACGATAGCGATGATGACGATAACGATGGTGACGACCATGACGAAGACGAGGATGATTAA
- a CDS encoding merozoite surface protein 3 alpha (MSP3a) (encoded by transcript PVX_097720A): MKHTRSVTLYLFLLTLCAYLTGAEVIGGSPNNEAPNSSRHHLRNGFPGKNDSLPHEEPNNLEGKNESSDQCDTINLGQVTEKEKKTIEQASVQAQDATKPEANNAEQIQAELQKVKTAKDESATAAKDAETAKKNAVDAGKGLDAAKGAIKKAEEAAAEAKKQAGIAEKAEKDAEAAGKKDKLEDVNSQVQIAVEASTKAKDKKTEAEIAVEIVKAVVAKEEAQKASDEAQKACEKAQKAHAKAQKASDTTKTVETFKTNAEAAAKNAKEKAGNANKAATEAESANELSVAKQKAKDAEEAAKEAKKEQVKAEIAAEVAKAKVAKEEADAAQKKAEAAKKIVDKIAQDTKVPEAQREAKLATQTASKATEAATEAGKKAQEAEESSKEAEEKAETSDAVKGKADAAEKAAGEAKKASIETEIAIEVAKAEVLNAEVKKTAQEAEKDATEAKEQAEKAKAAAEEAKTHGEKAEKVGESTKAHSDEAQQENKNAKDASEEAENRAVDALEEAYAVEAHLARTKNAAESAKSATDMSELEKAKEEAIDAANIAHQKWLKATQAATIAKEKKEAAKVAAEKAQTAANVVKDKAAKAEAKKAETEAVKAAVEARAAAEEAKQEAAKVGASKEPQETKNKANVEAEATGNEAKKAEDAAEEAKEAAKKANEATDANVARSEADKAIAAAKKAKKAREKAAYGLLKTKNQYVLEPLDISPESADNITSKEEQVKEEMEDQGDEDSNEAEVEEALPNGSGAQEEDVNLEMDDEEEVEEVEENVATNQQTGGKREKRNTNDTVDDTNADKQFGDEFDTYNDIKKVTEALVKSMTSLVSDDPSVGDTINEFLSDMNHLFLSW; this comes from the coding sequence ATGAAACACACCCGCAGCGTCACCCTTTACCTCTTTCTGCTGACCCTTTGCGCGTACTTAACTGGCGCCGAGGTTATAGGCGGTTCCCCCAACAATGAAGCCCCGAATTCCAGCAGACACCATTTAAGGAATGGATTCCCGGGAAAGAACGACTCCCTCCCGCATGAGGAGCCAAACAActtggaaggaaaaaacgagAGTAGCGACCAGTGTGATACCATTAACCTAGGTCAAGTGaccgagaaggaaaaaaaaacaatagaACAGGCAAGCGTGCAAGCACAGGATGCGACAAAGCCTGAGGCAAATAATGCGGAACAGATACAAGCAGAATTGCAAAAAGTCAAAACGGCCAAAGATGAATCAGCAACCGCAGCTAAGGATGCAGAAACTGCTAAAAAGAACGCAGTGGACGCAGGAAAGGGATTGGACGCAGCGAAGGGAGCcataaaaaaagcagaagaagcagcagccGAAGCGAAAAAACAAGCCGGTATAGCAGAAAAGGCGGAAAAGGACGCTGAGGCAGCTGGAAAGAAAGATAAATTAGAGGATGTAAACAGTCAAGTACAAATTGCAGTAGAAGCGTCAACCAAAGCTAAGGATAAAAAAACCGAAGCGGAAATAGCCGTAGAGATAGTCAAAGCAGTAGTGGCAAAGGAGGAAGCGCAAAAGGCGTCAGATGAGGCCCAGAAGGCATGCGAGAAAGCCCAGAAGGCACACGCGAAAGCGCAAAAGGCTTCTGATACAACAAAAACGGTAGAAACGTTCAAAACAAACGCAGAAGCTGcggcaaaaaatgcaaaggaaaaggcggGAAATGCCAACAAAGCGGCAACGGAAGCAGAAAGTGCTAACGAATTAAGCGTAGCAAAACAAAAAGCGAAAGACGCAGAAGAGGCCGctaaagaagcgaaaaaggaacaggTAAAAGCAGAAATAGCTGCCGAAGTGGCGAAGGCAAAAGTtgcaaaagaagaagcagatgcagcacaaaaaaaagcagaggCGGCAAAGAAAATCGTAGACAAAATAGCACAAGATACTAAAGTACCAGAGGCacaaagggaagcaaaattgGCCACTCAAACAGCTAGCAAGGCAACCGAAGCGGCGACAGAAGCAGGCAAGAAAGCGCAAGAAGCTGAAGAGTCAtcaaaagaagcagaagaaaaagcagaaacGTCAGACGcggtaaaaggaaaagccgACGCTGCAGAAAAAGCcgcaggagaagcaaaaaaagcatcGATCGAAACGGAAATAGCAATTGAAGTAGCAAAGGCGGAAGTGCTGAACGCAGAAGTAAAAAAGACAGCCcaagaagcggaaaaagacGCGACGGAGGCTAAGGAGCAGGCAGAAAAGGCTAAGGCAGCAGCGGAAGAGGCAAAGACGCACggagaaaaagcagaaaaggtAGGAGAGTCAACAAAAGCACATTCAGATGAAGCACAgcaagaaaataaaaacgcaaagGACGCCtcggaagaagcagaaaacaGAGCGGTGGACGCATTGGAAGAAGCGTATGCAGTGGAAGCACATCTGGCAAGAACCAAAAATGCAGCAGAGTCAGCCAAAAGTGCAACAGATATGAGTGAATTAGAAAAGGCTAAAGAGGAAGCGATAGATGCAGCAAATATCGCCCATCAAAAGTGGTTAAAAGCAACCCAGGCAGCTACCAttgcaaaagaaaagaaggaagctGCAAAAGTAGCCGCTGAGAAGGCACAAACTGCAGCAAACGTTGTAAAAGATAAGGCGGCCAAGGCTGAAGCGAAGAAGGCAGAAACAGAAGCGGTAAAGGCAGCGGTAGAAGCGAGAGCGGCGGCGGAGGAAGCGAAGCAAGAGGCAGCAAAAGTAGGGGCATCGAAAGAACCACAAGaaactaaaaataaagcaaatgTGGAAGCAGAAGCAACAGgaaatgaagcaaaaaaggcagaagaTGCCGCGGAGGAAGCTAAAGAAGCAGccaaaaaagcaaatgaaGCAACCGATGCAAATGTAGCAAGATCAGAGGCAGACAAAGCAATCGCCGCAGCGAAGAAGGCAAAGAAGGCGAGAGAAAAAGCAGCGTACGGGCTCCTGAAGACGAAGAACCAGTATGTACTAGAGCCACTAGACATATCGCCCGAGTCAGCCGATAATATTACAAGCAAGGAGGAACAagtgaaggaagaaatggaGGATCAGGGAGACGAGGATAGCAACGAAGCCGAGGTGGAAGAAGCATTACCGAATGGTTCAGGTGCGCAGGAGGAAGACGTAAACTTAGAGATGgatgacgaagaagaagtggaagaagtggaggaaaacGTAGCAACTAATCAACAAACGGGTGGCAAGCGCGAAAAGAGAAACACTAACGATACTGTGGATGACACTAACGCAGACAAGCAGTTTGGAGACGAATTCGACACTTACAATGACATTAAGAAGGTGACCGAAGCGCTCGTAAAATCGATGACGTCCTTAGTTTCAGACGACCCCTCGGTTGGGGACACCATAAATGAGTTCCTCTCCGATATGAATCACCTATTTTTGAGCTGGTAA